The Alosa alosa isolate M-15738 ecotype Scorff River chromosome 11, AALO_Geno_1.1, whole genome shotgun sequence sequence tgtctgagtgagtgagagaggatgtgtgtCTGAGGCTGGCTTGCATTGCGATGTGTTGCTCCATGTTAATTGTGGGGGATGCCTGTGACTGTATTCTCTCTGCAGAGTATTGTGTAAACACCATCTTCAAGACCAACCCTTTAGAACAGGCTTTCAGGCGGCCCAATGTTAACCTGCGGTCCAACCCCTTTACCAATCAGTACTGGACCACAGTGAGTCACACACTGCCCGCCCTGCTGTATGACGGGTATCTCAGGTTGACGGGTCAGAAACCCCGGTAAGGTCTCGACAGCGCCCCCTactccctcttttctcctctcttcccccttgcCCGTCCCCCCCCTGCCCCGCCCCGCCCCGCCCCACCTCTCCCCGTCTCCCCCTCCACCACTGGGTGCTGGTCGTGTGGCATGGATGGTTGATGGCGACGAAGCGCAGCTCGGCTGTCTGCTCGACTTCATGGCATCGGACTCGACTGCTACAGCTGCTGCTGACAGGCTAGCATGAGCTCCTGTTCCAGCATGCCTCATCCACTCTTATGTTTTTGATCACACAGTTCTggaggcattttttttttttttttattttttttttttttacctttcttTTGTCCCCTCTGGAGTCTTGGTTAGAACCTTTTTGCATTATGCAGTtttgatttagattttttttttttaccttttatttTTCCCAATAAAATCCTATTATTCCCCACCACACCTTCATAAATGGTCCGTTTCCAACTCCTGTTGTGAGCCATGCCATCAAGTCCTTACAAATGACCCAAGAGTGACCTTTCAGTTATCTTCTCTCTTCATCTAGTGAACCCTTCATAGGGACACGTAATGGGAAACTATCATCTTGTCAGTACCAGATACCAAGCACTTCGGTTTGAAAGATGAGCTCTAGCAGCGCTGGAGACACTTAGCAGGCCACTCAAAACATCCAGTCAGACCTCCTGATCATGCTAATTAGCAGTTTCCTATATCAGCAGCACCACAGAAATCTCAGTGGAAATGGTCTGGCTACATAAGTCAACATTAAAAAGATTTTGATGGAGGCTGCTGTTGACACCAGAAACCACTAATGTAGCCATTGAAGCCTTAAAGATGTGTATGAAAACTCACACATTTGTGTAATACAAGGCATGTGTTTTAAAAAACGGTGCAATGGCCCTATAAGCAAGGCATATCGGAGGTATATTTGTTTAAATTAGTTAGTGTTTGGTAAATTAGTCAAGTGTTTGGTATCTGACGAGAAAGTATTGGCCTTAAAAGAGTTTCTTAAACCAGACACATTTCAGcaaagcttacacttgacaaattGAAATTGGAATGAAATCCCATGTTTTTGAATAGTGACAGACTTGATTTTCTGAAATGTGTGTGGTTTAATGACATGCATAAGGAATTCCATGGGAAAATTTGATCATGAGTGTTTGTTTCCCCCCCTTAATCATTTCTGATTTGTCAGATTTAACTTGTGATTTGTGATTCTGAATCATTGTACTTTGCACGTTTTGATTATTATTCCCATGTCTGGATCAGACTGTCTCTTGAGAGGGGTAGATAACTGAGCATTGAACTGCTAAATTAAAAGTGGCTTGGAATTGACCTCAAACCCCTGCAGTTGGAACTGTAGATTTATATTTGACTGCGCTAATGCGCTTGATTTTATTAGTTTCAGTGCTTTGCGCACTATTGCAAATCCTCACTCTAAAAAAGGTCATCACAGTTGTTGAAAATGCTCAGGTACCACTCCACTTCAAGTATGGATCAATCTTGCCCTAACTCTCCATAACCCTTTTCCCAACTCAAGCAAATGGGACTTCACATCACCAAGGTTTAAAGATGATAATTATTCTGATTAGTAGAATCAAATATCCAGCCGTGTTAACTGTGTGCTGAGCTCTGTGCTCTAAATGCTTTTAGATTCAATTTCACACTGCCCATGGGCACTTCCTATCATTATGAACAAATGAATCATTTTAGTACCAACTGTCTGATTTTTAAATAGAATGGGGCATAATGTGCTGTAATTCATAAGTGTCCCTGCTTGAGGACCGTGTACTTGCTGTAATGTGCAGGACATGTTGTGTCTGGAAAACCATTGTATACTGTTGGCTGACACAAGGATACATTTGGCACGCTACCATATGTTACCCAAACAAAGGCCACATTTGACTCCTGGTGCCAGTCTGCCTAACAGACCTATCAGGGGCCTTGGGTCTCGAATCTCAATTCCCCTCTTCTCTGCCTGGAAGTCCAGTGATCCATGGGTCAGTTTGCAGCTGAAGGCTATTAAAGCTGAATGGGCCCCGCGTGGCTTAGAGAAACACTGTACGCACAGAGATGGCACGCCAGCTGCCACGTGTAAGCCCTgacgtccctctctctctctttttctctcgctctctctcatcatcatcgtcctcctcctcctcttccttccctcGCCGTTGCCACGGTGACAGGATGATGAAGACCATCAAGCGGCTGCATAAAGCCATGATGGTGCTGGAGTATTTCACCAGCCACTCGTGGGTGTGGAACACAGACAACGTCACCATGCTCATGAACCAGATGAGCCCCGAGGACAGGAGGGTGAgtggagccacacacacacacacacactataaaacaAGAAAGTGATCGAATGATTAACTAAAACggtccctttctgtctctcttctgtGACATGCATTCTAAATAATTCTGACACAATTGTACTGATGCATCTATCAAGTCATTACTTCATATTCTTTTGTCATTCTAACATGGCCTCTGTCTTGGTTGCAGCTATTTAACTTTGATGTGCGACAGCTGCACTGGGCTGAGTATATGGAGAACTACTGCATGGGCACCAAGAAGTATGTGCTGAACGAGGAGCTGTCAGGTCTGCCAGCCGCCAGGAAACACCTCAGCAAGTAAGCTCCCCACTGGGATTAGTAGTCCCTCCCCAGGCTCCAGCAGGGCTGTGTGTCTCTGCTTCTCAATAAGGGTTTTTAACGCTGATCCACTTTCTTATGGTGGACTGCAGATTAGTTGCGTGGTGGATTACTGTTCTAGTACAAGTGCACGAGTTGCGTGTGAGATTAATTGCATGGCAGTTTATTTAATCTCCAGTATGTGATTTCCAGTGGGCATGAATGACCAAAGGATTGGGGTATTGTCAGCTCTTTGTTAAACGTTGCTAAAGGTCTGCATAGAGGATCAGTTTCTCTCAGGCCCTGTCTGCAGTGGCCATGTCATGCATAATCTCTTGCAGGCCACGTAAACAAAGTGGAAATTCCCCAGTCCGATATCAGAGTTctatcaaattggcctccagcTGGGACTGTTTTCCCCaagcacacattcacaaatcTCCCCGCTGCCATGCAATCACCTCTTGACTTGAGCTCTGTGGATTGAAAAGCAAGCACCCCAGCCGAGCCTGTTATCGTTGCTGTTTCCATTTTTCCGCTGTGCGTATGGCATCGTCAAATTACCATGATTCgttatatttatttaacatgtCACAAAAACCATGAAATTGAAATCAGACTCCTCTGTTCCAGATTGCGAAACCTCCGCTACACGTTCAACACGCTGCTGGTGGTTGTCATCTGGCGGGTGTTCATCGCCAGGTCGCAGATGGCGCGCAACATCTGGTACTTCGTGGTCAGCCTGTGCTTCAAGTTCCTGTCCTACTTCAGAGCGTCCAGCACCCTCAGACACTGAACGATGAGAGACCGTGAAGTGGACTGGAGGTGGACACGGAGGAAATGTTACCAAgcctctccttcccttccccctcctctctcctgataATAccttgcaccccccccccccttttttttccccttatcTCAGACAGCTATGCATTCAGCGTAACTTGGCCGACTCTACGGACATGTTTTGAATGTCACTTTAGGGTCTGGGCCctgccccctctctttctctctctctctcgctctcgctctctgtcttttttgtgtTCAGCACGGCCCTCCCACTTCAACTGTAGGGGTGCTGACCACGTTGTGGAAAGCAAGCATGTCTCTTCAGGGCTAGATTCTCTCCTTCAGCACAACGAGCACAGGGAGGCTTTTTAAATTACTGCATCAAGTCTCTGTCGGTAAAAGCACTTAAGCCAAACACCGAAGAGGTGGGGGGACTGGCTAATACTTTACCGCACATTCAACAGCTTGACCGCAGGCAGTAGGCATTCTCCATTGCTTGGCTGATGGCAGTGACTCACTTGTCAACTATTCAATCAAGCACAAGGCAGATAAGGGATGTGATGGCTCCTGCGCAGTATAGCTATGTGCCTATGCCCAAGCCTTCAGATGACCTTGCTAAGACTCCCCGCCATAGCTTTCTTCAGCTATGCTGAGCTCCCCCTCACTCCCActttacatttttttgtttgttttttttcccatgtGGAATTCTGCCAAACCATCTTTATACGTTACCTTTTTGTCCGCGATTGTGCAGGATGAAAGGGTCATGCTTATCAGTGAGTGGCTAAAGGTGGAACATCTCGTTCATGATTCAGGACATCTCCTGGACATCCCCTCTGTATTACTGGCTTTTAGCAAGCTGCTGGCATGCCTTGTTGCATGTCTTGTCATAGACCCGTTTCATCCTTGTATCTGATGAGAAACGTTTTGTGTGACTGTTTGTGAGTACTTTCTCAACtccattgttgtgtgtgtgtgtgtgtgtgtgtgtgtgtgtgtgaattcttgCCCACTACTTTTCTTTTGCTACAGGGTCGTTTCCTGACCTTAATGTCAAACTAGGGTCTCACCATCCCAAGCCACAGACAGATTGTTAATctttacatttctatccattattgttttgtttttttcctctggTTGTAAGGAAGTGAAGGAACATTTTCTGTTCCTTTCCTCATGATCAGTGAATAGGCTATACAAGATCAAGTACTCTTCCTCCCTACATTGGAAACACAATTTTAGGGTGAACAGTAGCCATGGGGTtagtgatttgttttgtttctatttATAAATATATGAACTATATTTTATGTACTTAAACACACTGCAAAATGAGCTGTAGTACCAGATTCTACAAGCTTTAAGTGTATGACTAGGGTTAGTGGCTTGGTTGTCTGACTGGTTTGTGAACTGTGCCTGACATTTTTTGACTAACACAATGTGAAAGAGCTGAAAATGTGTAAGTTTTGTAATCCATTTGTGTACATTTCCAGATAGACATTGTTATATTAATCTAACATTGCATAGAATGTTTATGCCTGTAATACATATAGGATGGcttaaaaagaaagacaaaacaaagGCATGTAGAAGAAGATTGGCTCCTTTTGGGTCAAAGTTCCAGTTGGACCTCTAAATCCGAATGTCTTTTGTCTTGTCTGTTTTTTCATCTGGTCTCAAGATCAAATTGAAACCAAAGCCATCACACCTTTGGTTATATCTCATATCTTGTCTTGTGTGTAAATTCAACGGTTGGTCTTCTTCTTACTGTATTGACATTGTCTGAATGTACGTCACTCCAGCCTGACTCTTTGCACAGTTGTACTAGAAACGTGGATTCACTCCAAATGTGCGTGTCTAATGTGGATTTGGGACCTACTGATCTGATAAATTGTGagaactttcttttttttcccccgagGACCACCATTTGAAAGGGATACTTGCCTTCATGTACCTTCAATCATTCCCTTGTGTTTGGTTTAGTTTTTGAGATGAGTCACTTAGTAGGGATTCTGGTGGGGGAAAAGTTAAATGCAGACTGATGTATTTTATCAATTAACATTCACTCAGCCACGTACAGGAAATgtctatctctttctgtctctccttaaTGTGATGTGGGCATCTTTTGGGTATCAAGGGCGCCTTGTATGATCATGTCTGCCATTTCAAACAGCATTGCACAATTGTGTTAATTgtgtcttgtctttttttttttctgtataaaTATTTTCAGTCAGACCAAACATTACAACTCCCAGTACAATGGAGTACAATTGCACATCCGATGTCCAATTGAGGTGTTTACAGCAAAATGGGTTCATTGCTCCAGATCATGCTCTATCCATTTTCTTGCAAGTCTAGAATATAAAAATCAATGGGTGCCTTTTGTTTGTAAACCAAATGAATACAAATAAATAGAACATGTTAATTCATGAAACACCATGCCTTTGCTTTTTTAACTTTTTACATTTGCTTCAGTTAAACTCAACAGCAACTCAAATGTTGGCTGAATTGCATTCAAAATTACTTTCCCAACTGCATTCCCAGTTGTAAACCTCTGGGCCAAACACACCTCTCCCTTTAACTGGAAAATATTTCGCAAGGGTTCTTACACTGGCTGGACAATATAGAATTTGTTAACCCTTTTAGAGGCCTTTAAAGCAAAAATCTGCCACAAAACCCCAAAATGCACTTGAATACTGAAAAACTAATGTACTTTTTGACGTGATTTTAGGATATTGTGAGAATCTAGTAGGGCCTACATGATTTTAGATATGAGAATTTATCTCCTGAATCCGCTGCTTCACTGAAGTTGGTTAAAATGTTTCTTTAAGGTCTTCTAAAACAGAACAAGACCTTGTAAAAAGAACAACAttagttttctctttttttaaaaaaactgacGGGGGGAATAAACTGTTGAATACTGCCATCTACTGTGTATTTTGTTACATTAGCGACAACAAGAGAGGTTTAAATGCCATAGTATTTCTGAGAAACACATCAGGCAGTCAAGGGTTTTTAATAGATTTCAACAGTCCTCTTTGCAAGAAAACTAAGGTATGTTTCATTTAAATATAAGTGTTTGATATACAGATACAATACAATTAATTCATTGTCATAATAACTACTAATACATCTCTTCAACAGAGAAAGTAGGGCTAGGGTTTGGGTCACAACAGAAATGCTTGTACAACATGGAATACCTGCAGGCTCATATTGTAAATGAATGTACTGTCACCCATCTGTTTGTGCAATGATGAATCATAGAGTGgagacaaaacacacatttaGAGCCAGAAAAATCACAAGACTTTTGTTTGGGAACTCATTGATGTTTCACAGAAAGTCTGGATCTGGGCTGTCCTCACCGGATGAGCCTCTGACATCCAAGCACAGTGATCCACGTCTGCAACAGAACCCAGTAACCCAGGTGAACAAACAAGAGACATCAGAGCCACAGAGAAAGAACACTGCAATGACATCCTACTCTCTGCATTCCTGATAAACATGGATGGGCAAAATTACATCTACAGGttttttttgttagttttttttaataaaatacgGTAATTaagtatcaaaataaactacgaAATATAGAAGTCATGCTatgtattaaaataaaatactgtattttgaaaatattaaaaatactatttaaagggagcatgaaatcactttgcaaaccttccatatctgtctatttaatctattccttcatcagtaTATCGACTCTCTTgattaagtggacagtgtttgagagcaacagctttcctCTGCCTATGAGGCATGCCAACAGTCAACAGATAAACTATGCTGACTTGcctacatctcatagcctaaatactgtatcaaagatgcactcaaaaagtcacaactgaacttgtcaagtggtaCAAAGTGTGTTGCATACATGAGGCAACTTTTTGATCAATATTGCAGGGCAACCAGATAAtcggttccatgtgttctgattagatgatgtcatcacatctacaaaaataaatgtttaccactgtgctgcttcacctctttatttaacaaaattctggaaatgtttaggaactgagaagACCATTTGCTAGAGCTTTGAGAATTAATATCCtgccgatataggatttcagttgctcatgtaagtcctgtagatgattaacttaaatatttcacaatttcatgttaagaagcattataagatacccctacatctttacttctaagagaccctgcctctctgggatgctctttttcatacccaatcgtgttgccactTACCCTAACAAATTTTCCATCATTTTGTTACCCCCATCTCAAATttcttttgaaacatgttgctggtatcaaattcaaaattatcATGTATTTTCcgtgaaatagtcaaatttgtcattttcaacattttatatgttgtctgtgtcctttttgcaacaaAATATGAGATTTGCAGaatattacattctgtttttattcacattttacacaatgttccAACTTTTTCTGAATTGGGGTTGTACAAAATACAATTGGGGTTGTACATGGCTTAATTGGGGTTGtacaaaattatttattttatgttataggttagacacaaaaatgatcgcagtgtagattaagctatcgcttatgaatgcggaagtaattgtttttaaatagaggcggtcttgtgcgtctccacgttacacgattggccaaagtcatcccaacaccgagaacgcgcacagatctgagctgaaagcctagtttgacaaatatatcacataactgcaatcgtagtatcacttaacgtatacccctgagtcaaagctttgtcaagcctcgctatgtctacatagcctagatatgtctaatgtgcttcgtagtataccccactggtcTGAGCCGGTATGATTGGCTCTATCCCATGTACAGAGTCAGGACTTTATACAGACAACAGTATTGGGTGAGTATTGGGGTGGCAAtggcagtgacacacacacacacactgcacacactgcaaaaaacaaTTCTCTGAATTTGACAAAATGATGTACTGACCTAGAACAGACTGCACTTACTGTAAGTATTTtttactgaatgaatgaattcatTTTGAAAAGACGCTGCGTACCTGAGGGGCTGGCACTCGAGGCCCCCAGCGCAGGGGCAGTGTTCCCTGGGGCCCTCCACGTCCCACAGCAGTAGGTCCATCAGCATATTGGGCTGGCTGTAGCAGGGCTGCTGCTCCTGGGGTCGCGGGGTGCACACTGGGAAGAGCAGCTCtgccatggggggggggggggttaagggCGATAGAACGTTTTGGAAAGTAATGGCTGGTTTGTGGACTCATTTTAGCTAATGGTGGGAGAACTCATGATCGCATTTACATACTGGGCATGTCCAGCAATGAACCATTCAATTTGGGGAGACAAAATAGAGGAGTTGGACATAAATATCGGCTTTGGAGTCCTTGAGGATGGCCTAGGTCAGGTTCAATGGTACTGACCGCAAAAGAATTCTCTCTaacttttttgtgaaaaaaaaaaaagtttgctaGGATAACGGATTTTCTTTTGAGCTCTTCTAAACGTACAAACTTCATTGAAGAAAAATAAACGCATTGAGCTtattgttagtgtgtgtcttCAAGGCCTTACCCTTGTGAAAGGCGCAGCAGTTCTCAGGGCTGCAGTCATTCTGGTACTGACAGATGCTGCCAGACTGTCCTTTTACACCGTCTGGTGAGCactttccccacacacacaattggcCTGAACAGCATTCCTCGTCCTTTCCGCAGCTCTGTTAAGGATGAATTCACATCAATCTAAAGAGGCACTGAGCCATAGAGAACTTGACAAATCAAATCATCCATTAATATGTGTTTTGTATACTGTGTCCACTCACCGCATAGGAGGCCTGGCAGGGTATGCATCTGGAGGTCAGGACTTGGTACAGACAGTAGCTGCCCTCTCCACAGTCCTCATCGATCAGGCACTCCTGTGATAAATAAAAGCCGGACGTTTGAAAAATTGTGTAATGCCACACATATCCAATTCAATTTATTGGCAACATAAAAGTCCACATGAATTGCCTTTTCATTTATTATGAGTGATGCTAGTCTCCCAAGAAATCTCGTATTGATGAGGTTGGACTTCACAGTACGATATGTACATGTGAACTTATGGGCAGATTttgaactttcaggcccctgggcccagatgtattaagggccccccgcTAATTGTCGCAaattttaatttgtttaatgtgatttcctgtattctggtgcattttggggatggccaatactaaattaaatcagattcatagcctacatcctgatttgttgatattgaggcaatgattccatgcaaaggcttgggcttcagggccccctgaccccttgagCCTGATATTCCACCAGTGGTTGTTAATAACCATATATaagacaatatatatatatatatatatatatatatatatatatatatatatatatatatatatatatatatatatatatatatatatatatatataaatgaccTTTTAGGGATCAGTCAAAATCTCAGCAGTTAAAACTATGTATTAAAGATACTTAAGAAAATGACATCACACTGTATTATGTTTGCAGTTCTTATCTTCTTCATCAGCAGAAAAGTAGGCCAGATGATATAAGGAGGGGAAAAACAATGGCTTGATTTTGGCCCTGGTGGTTTCGGGGACCAGTAAGTTAAAGTGCAGACTTCTGACATACTGCCAAGGCATATTTTAACCCCAACATATCACAATACAGCTATACACAACTCGTCACTATACACAAGTATATCTCATTTGTTTAGAGGCTGATCCACGTTGGAATGAGGAAAACAGTTTATTTTTCAGGAGTTGTTTTAGGTAAATATGGAAACGTTTTGTTTCTGTTAGACCTTTCGTCCACATGATGCCAGTGTTTATGGAGCCCCAGACACACTTAGAGTGTGCCTCAGACAATGGCCTGATTAAGccaaatgaagtgtgtgtgtgtgtgtgtgtgcatgcttgtgtgtgtgtgtgtgtgtgtgctgtctgtgtgtgtgtgtgtgcctgtgtgtatgtgtgtgtgtgtgtgtgtgtgtgtgtgtgtgtgtgtgtgtgtgtgtgtttcaattcCCTAAGTACTTGAGCTGTTTTATGTAGAGACCAGATCAAAGAGCGGCTCGCTCCCCTCCAGTCTTCTCCCAGACTGATGTTGCGCTGAGGTCGTCTCTAATGACTCACCCAGACCAACTCCAGTCAGCCGGGCAAACAGTTCTCCCTGTTTCCCGCTCACATCATAAAGCCAGCCAACTTCCTGTCctcaaaacaaaacatctcgCTTCAGAAACCACACCCACTGTCTGATTTATTCTGGCTGAGCCGTTATTTCCTGAGGAGGCATTTGTGTCTTAACAGGCATGCAAATCAAGTTGCAGTGTCTTTTGAAACACAGCTCACATCGAAAAAAAAGTCCAGTTTTTTAATGAGCTGGAACTATAAACCTGTACCATACGCTCAACATATGTGGGCAACTTTGGCCCTGTGCACAGATCTGGTTTTGAAGATGAAGCCATACTTTTCACTAAACAATTATGATGGGGAGTTTGAGTTAATCCCCGTCATGATTTACAACAGTACAGTAGCAACCATAAATATGCAAATAACACAATGAGCAAATAGCAATGCTACGAGCCATTAAGAGCAACATTCACAAGAGACCATTTTCCATGCATTCTTTCCAGGTTTTCTAATGTTACTAGCACAGCATGTGTGGGTTCCTGGGGGAAAAGCGCTAAACTCAGCTATAAAACCCCTAATGGCAGTTCAGTCTGTGGAAAATACTGGTGCCCTCAAGTGTACTGACAGCATAATAAAGCTTTGGGTTAGGGAGCTTATATGAAGTAAGCCATTACTGAGAGAATAGACATGCACTGCAAATAAGAGCACTCATAATGCAAAGTcaaagggattttttttttttacattttcttatTTGGTTTAGGGGAATGTTTATCAAGACCAATAGGCTGAGTGTGTGATGTCAGAAATGACTCAGCAAATGAGATTCTCTCAGTGTAGGAAACCTACCAAAACCAAGCCAACAATCTCAGAGCAACTGCGAATACAAATAACAAACTGTTCAACCCAAAGTGTTTATACACATTTCCTGCATTAGTGGTCCACGGACAGAGAAACAAATCAGGAGGTAACTCTCAAGTGAGCACCACATATTTGCAACATCCTGATTATCCCAGATGGTGAAACAAGATGAGCCCTGTTTCAGAAAAACTTTGAGAGCATTTTCCTTTTTCCACCCAACATATGACTTCCATCATGATGCATCCTGTCCACATTATAAACTTTGCAAGTAAGAAAACCATCTCAACCCAATATACTGtcaattttttttcccttttattGACTTGCTTTTCTCATTGACGGAATCTGTTTTCATAGGACATCGACTCACTGCCAAGTTCACTTGCATGCCTACGTTTCACCTAACTTCTGAAAGCACTTTGGCCAGCCCACAGTCTCTCAATCACTCACATGGTCGACTTCATTCCATCTGCCACTGGTCTGAATCACTGTTCTGGAGAGATGGATCTCCCCTGTCCTATTGTCCGTTTCCTGAAGAGAGAAACATAGATGCTTTAGGATCATACACACCAAGAGCATATGACATGGAATGCTGCAAATCTCCTTGTCTGACACACCACATCAGCTCTGGGAGTTGAGCTCCTCGTGTGGCCATAGAATAACATATCTTTGGCAACATGACTAGGAAAACAGTGTTTTAGTTATAAGGACTTGGTCTCTTTTTCTCAAGCAGTGTTCCATTGGGTGCGCCATTTGTTAAAATAGACAAAGCCTCACTGTAACTTAATATACAGTGATCATATATGAGAGGAAATACTTTGCAGAGAAGTTAATCGCATGCAGTAAACAACGCGATAAAATCATTGTCATTGCTACAAGCCTGATAGGCGTCTATATGATTGCCTAGTCTACTATCTCTGTATTTAGAACTCAACAATATAATGAAGTAAGACAACAATAATGCTGTGGAAAAATGTTGAACCATACCTTTTTGATCTGTTCAACTATATGCATGGCTTGGTCATCCAGTGCGTCTTTTGAATGGGTCAAATTATGATAGATTGGAACCAGGTCTTGCGCATA is a genomic window containing:
- the dkk3b gene encoding dickkopf-related protein 3b; protein product: MVGYWRTSDANFGAWTCFVAAMLKFVTLFFWLHIFNGVASRTTSYAKNGIKTIDGNLAPGQITLNDMFREVEKLMEDTQHKLEEAVHQINNESAKSQSYAQDLVPIYHNLTHSKDALDDQAMHIVEQIKKETDNRTGEIHLSRTVIQTSGRWNEVDHECLIDEDCGEGSYCLYQVLTSRCIPCQASYASCGKDEECCSGQLCVWGKCSPDGVKGQSGSICQYQNDCSPENCCAFHKELLFPVCTPRPQEQQPCYSQPNMLMDLLLWDVEGPREHCPCAGGLECQPLRRGSLCLDVRGSSGEDSPDPDFL